CTTTCCAGGGCTGGAATTGAACTTgtgatcatggtgtctctgcACACGGGacaccggtcttaaccactgagctacccagGGAAAAGGGATCAGTCTTCCATCTCAGATTGCcttgtttagtatgttgtccaaaatgtgagaaaaaaagtcataggttagtatgtcgtccaaaatgtgacaaaaaagtcataggctagtatgtcgtctaaaatcacaccaaaaagtcataggttagtatgtcgtccaaaatgtgacaaaaaagtcataggttagtatgtcgtctaaaatcacaccaaaaagtcataggttagtatgtcgtccaaaatgtgacaaaaaagtcataggttagtatgttgaccaaaatttgactaaaaagtcataggttagtatgccaaccaaaatcacaccaaaaagtcataggttagtatgttctccaaaatgtgacaaaaaagtcataggttagtatgtcgaccaaaatttgacaaaaaagtcataggttagtatgtcgtccaaaatttgacaaaaaagtcataggttagtatgtcgtccaaaatcacaccaaaaagtcataggttagtatgttgtccaaaatcacaccaaaaagtcataggttagtatgtcgtccaaaatcacaccaaaaagtcataggttagtatgttgtccaaaatcacaccaaaaagtcataggttagtatgttgtccaaaatttgacaaaaagtcataggttaatatgtcgaccaaaatttgacaaaaaagtcataggttagtatgccaaccaaaatcacaccaaaaagtcataggttagtatgttctccaaaatgtgacaaaaaagtcataggttagtatgtcggcaaaaatttgacaaaaaagtcataggttagtatgtcgtcgaaaaatttgacaaaaaagtcataggttagtatgtcgtcgaaaatttgacaagaaagtcataggttagtatgtcgtcgaaaatttgacaagaaagtcataggttagtatgtcgtcgaaaatttgacaagtaagtcataggttagtatgtcgtcgaaaatttgacaagaaagtcataggttagtatgtcgaccaaaatttgaccaaaaagtcataggttagtatgttctccaaaatgtgacaaaaaagtcataggttagtatgtcggcaaaaatttgacaaaaaagtcataggttagtatgttgtcgaaaatttgacaaaaaagtcataggttagtatgtcgtcgaaaatttgacaagaaagtcataggttagtatgtcgtcgaaaatttgacaaaaaaagtcataggttagtatgtcgtcgaaaatttgacaaaaaagtcataggttagtatgtcgtccaaaatttgacaaaaaagtcataggttagtatgtcgaccaaaatttgacaaaaaagtcataggttagtatgtcgaccaaaatttgacaaaaaagtcataggttagtatgtcgaccaaaatttgactaaaaagtcataggttagtatgtcgttgaaaatttgccaaaaaagtcatagattagtatgtctttgaaaatttgacaagaaagtcataggttagtatgtctttgaaaatttgacaagaaagtcataggttagtatgtctttgaaaatttgacaagaaagtcatagcttagtatgttgaccaaaatttgactaaaaagtcatagcttagtatgttctccaaaatgtgacaaaaaagtcataggttagtatgtcgaccaaaatgtgacaaaacgtcataggttagtatgtcaaccaaaatttgacaaaaaagtcataggttagtatgtcgtccaaaatcacaccaaaaagtcataggttagtatgtcgtccaaaatcacaccaaaaagtcataggttagtatgttgtccaaaatcacaccaaaaagtcataggttagtatgttgtccaaaatttgacaaaaaagtcataggttagtatgtcgttcaaaatcacaccaaaaagtcataggttagtatgttgtccaaaatcacaccaaaaagtcataggttagtatgtcgtccaaaatcacaccaaaaagtcataggttagtatgtcgtcgaaaatttgacaaaaaagtcataggttagtaagtcgttgaaaatttgacaaaaaagtcatagattagtatgtcgtccaaaatgtgacaaaaaagtcataggttagtctgtcaaccaaaatttgacaaaaaagtcataggttagtatgtcgaccaaaatttgacaaaaaagtcataggttagtatgtcgaccaaaatttgacaaaaaagtcataggttagtatgtcgaccaaaatttgactaaaaagtcataggttagtatgtcgtcgaaaatttgacaagaaagtcataggttagtatgttgaccaaaatttgactaaaaagtcataggttagtatgtcgaccaaaatgtgacaaaaacgtcataggttagtatgtcgtcgaaaatttgacaaaaaagtcataggttagtatgtcgtccaaaatcacaccaaaaagtcataggttagtatgttgtccaaaatcacaccaaaaagtcataggttagtatgtcgtccaaaatcacaccaaaaagtcataggttagtatgtcctccaaaatttgacaaaaaagtcataggtgtgTCATCCTAAGACGTTTTTATAAAGACTTTTGATCAAATTTtctacgacatactaaaaacaaagcaattagAGATGACAGACTTCACCCCCTTCATGCAACAAGCCTGTCGTTCATATTGGCaaggcagaaacacagacagacagacagacagacagacagacagagccactaaaaacaatgcttcactcccactccgtaATCAGTGGGATGGATTCAGAACTCATATGCATTGTTTGatgccagcagggggcagtgtaaCACTGGCTTTCTTGAACTGTATATTCTGCCTGGGTGCTTTCcacatttttttctgctttcGTTGTGGAATATTTTTTacctttattatattttattcaagTTTTAACTTCTAACCTCTGAGGCTTGTTGGTCCTGTATGTCCACTCTCCTCTaactttgttcttttcttttggtttaAATGTATCACTAATTTCCTctgtctgttttcttcttccagcTTCTCTTAAATCTATCAAGTGTCCTTCATCCATTCACCTCCCTCATTACTGTCTTCTCTTCCGCTTCCTTTTCTCTGTCAGTGTCTTGTCCCTCACACATGTCCCATCAGGTCTGTTTAACGTCCTCTGTTGAAGCCGAAATTGTCCTTTTTAAAATTGGAATCAGCTGTTTCAGTCAAGATTTCACCCATAATGAATTCAAACAAAGTGCCTGGATGGTCATGATTTGCCCGTTAACGTTCTCGCGTTGGCCCCAGGTTACGACTGTCCAGTGACGGAGGGGATATACGACTACGCGGCATCAGTGGGCGGAGCCACGCTGACCGCAGCTCAGTGTCTCGTGGACCAAAAGTGTGACGTGGCCATTAACTGGGCAGGAGGTTGGCATCACGCAAAGAAGTAAGATCAGAAGTCAGATGTTTCCTCACAGAGGCTGGGTCAGAAGAACCCGGGTTCACCAAGTAAACATTTGTGGCACTTactttaaatgtattcttcTATTCATCCGTCTTCTAGCACTtgtgagggtcacaggggggcgctgtgccagaCACACTGAACACATGGTCTAAGCTTGTTTTTTGAAGGCGCAGCTTCACCACACTGACCTGACGGTCCGGTCTCATCGCTggtctctccccctcctctatTCTTTAGGGACCAGGCGTCGGGTTTCTGTTACGTGAACGACGCCGTGTTGGGAATCCTCAAGCTGAGGGAGAAATATGAGCGAGTGCTTTATGTTGACGTTGACCTGCATCACGGAGATGGTAAAAGACacgagcttcttcttctttgagttGATCATCACAGAGAAAAATGGATTTAAAGATGTCACTTCttgatttattgtgattttctgtctctctctctgtgcaggaGTGGAGGACGCCTTCAGCTTCACGTCTAAAGTCATGACTGTGTCGCTGCATAAATTCTCTCCTGGATTCTTCCCAGGTCAGATGCTAAAAGGGATAGTTCGCGTTTCTTTTGGAGCGCGGTTCTATGAGACAAGAAGGCTAAAGTCTATGATATCCACGtcttcacgtctttatctcactgtgagacagacttttccaacaggaaactgaagttagtaaatcactcactctccctcaccaaacctcatagagaaaatcagggattttagaccgcagggacacaggagctgctggtctactgctgcctcgtgtggtcactttgtgtcactgtgttaaatctgaacaaagtcatTCAAATGTGGAAGTgtcaaaatcagacatttgaacttagtgatggaggcagcagtggatcaacaactcctgtgtgctgtgatgttaaaatcactgattttctctatggggtttggtgtgggagagtgagtgctttacaaacttcactttaaaCAAGGAAAAGTCTGTcccacagtgagataaagacgtgaagatGTATTTTTTCTAgatgtaacatgttttttatctGATAAATCATTCTGTGATCGGATGTTCTAAAagataagagtgtgtgtgtgtgtttaggaacAGGTGACCTTTGTGACACGGGGCTGGGTAAAGGACGTGGCTACGCTGTGAACGTCCCACTGGAGGACGGAATCAAGGATGATGGATACTACCAGATCtttaccaggtacacacacacacacacacacagtttctggggagtggtttttatttttcttcccctcCTTAAGAGTCAGAAGTCAGGGTCAGTTCCAGACCACGGATGCAGTTTCATTTAGGcgtttgctcaaggacacttgaGCAGGGGATTCCCTCCAACATGAGGCTGAACctgcaaaaatataataaatacaagGGAGTCAGGGTTTAGAAAAACCTTCAAAACCTTAATCCTTGACTCTAAATATAATCTGAGACGTTAAAGTTGGAGAATTGAAGAAACTGACTGTGATTGGCCGATAAACACCTGTCAATCAATTGACACGGAACGATTCTCAAATGGAAACGTggcgtctgtttttttttcagtgtgatGCAGGAAGTGCGGGCGCAGTTTAACCCTGAGGCCGTGGTCATGCAGCTGGGTGCTGACACGATGGCGGGCGACCCCATGTGCTCCTTCAACATGACCCCGGTGGGCGTGGCCAAGTGTCTGCAGTATGTCCTGCAGTGGACACTCCCCACCCTGCTGCTGGGAGGAGGTACTGCACGTCTCCGCCGTTTTTAtgtgtgatttttctgcttcctAAAGGTGCGCTGTGTAAGCACGAGTGACGTCTAATGGCGAGAGTGCAGATTGCAGCAATTTTACGTTTATCGTACTTACAGGTAGTGTCGTTCATTTTTGACACCATGAAACGtcataaatgtcacacactggagctttaaaatgctttaaatgtgaatatttccctttttttcatatgataaaataatgtttttctcactttttatggaccaaatgtcTCATAAAGCACTGACAGATTGAtggtttatgaaaataattggtaGTTGCAACACTTCTGTCTAAATCTCACTGATTTACGCGCCACTGGTACagtacacgcacgcacacacacacacacacacacacacacagtgctctgTTCCAGACCCTCGGCCAGATGATAGCTACTAATTATGCGACACAATGAAGCCATTTTACTCCACTACAATCCcacctctcttcctctctgtcctaCATACTTTCCCTGCGTTacatcctcctctctcttcGTCGCTCAACTCCGTCCTCTTCGCCTTTCCCTCGTCTCCGTTCGTCTCTCTCGTCTTATGACGGACGGGTTCTCCCAGATAAAATTGTTTTGTGGCGTCGCCTCAAACTCTGTGATTAGTTTGATTAATCCACCCAACTAAAGACtcgatgtctacgtcacatgtgcacgtctttatctcactgtgagacggacttTTACAGCAgggaactgaagtttgtaatgcactcactctcccacaccaaaccccatagagaaaaccagtgattttaacatcacagcacacaggagttgttgatccactgctgcctccatcactcagttcaaatcttattcaagtctgattttagtgaattcggcatttaaaatccttcgttcagattgacctcagtggcacaaagtgaccacacgaggcagcagcagaccagcagctcctgtgtccccgcgagctaaaatcactgattttctctatgaggtttggtgtgggagagtgagtggtttacaaacttcagtttcctgttggaaaagtctgtctcacagtgagataaagacgtgaacattatatttattgatatttgatatgtatCCACAGGCGGAAGAACTTATATAGGTTTGGATTTCTCAGCTGTCTGCGTACATTATTATGCACACGTATGTAAACACGCATGTAATAATGTCTTCACGTGTCTGTCATCAGGAGGTTATAACCTGGCTAACACGGCTCGCTGCTGGACGTATCTGACGGCGTCAGTCCTGGGAAAGACGCTGTCCTCTGAGATACCAGACCATGaggtaacgcacacacacacacacacacacacacacacacactgtcgtgACATTCGCACTTTCCCACACAAGCACAAACCTGCTCATTcattgcactcacacacagacacacacacacacaccggcttGTATGCACCTTCTGCTGAGTCACCGCAACTAATCAAAGATGGCCGCCTGGCGTTTTGGCTGCAGGTAaatcagactgtgtgtgtgtgtgtgtgtgtaaaaaaggCAGGAGTCGTGGTGTTGACAGTTTCTTTCTGTctgcttcatcacacacacacacacacacacacacacacacaactaaccattagtttttacacaaaatgattgagtttgaatgatttctttgtttttatggagcaaagaaagcagaaagaagctgaaaaatcacagaaactagaaaatattcacatttatgaagctgaaaaatcacagaaactagaaaatattcacatttatgaagctgaaaaatcacagaaactagaaaatattcacatttaagaagctgaaaaatgacagaaactagaaaatattcacatttaagaagctggaaaatcaaagaaactagaaaatattcacatttaagaagctggaaaatcaaagaaactagaaaatattcacatttaagaagctgaaaaatcaaagaaactagaaaatattcacatttaagaagctgaaaaatcacagaaactagaaaatattcacatttaagaagctgaaaaatcaaagacactagaaaatattcacatttaagaagctgaaaaatcacagaaactagaaaatattcacatttaagaagctgaaaaatcacagaaactagaaaatattcacatttaagaagctgaaaaatgacagaaacgtGGGTTTTGCTCTACTTTTGTTCTTGTATGCGTCACATAAAGACGTTTCCTGATTTAACAGGATTAAACTGGGTTTGTAGAGACTGGGTTAAATGACTCTGAATCTGGTTAAATAATCAGGTCACAGTGTGGACTGTGTTCACTCCTGTAACCTCCTCAGATGTGACTGGAAACATCACTCTGGGATTGTTTGCGGTGAGGTTTGCCACAAATATTCAGCATCAGTGAAGCACAtgatat
This Solea solea chromosome 3, fSolSol10.1, whole genome shotgun sequence DNA region includes the following protein-coding sequences:
- the hdac8 gene encoding histone deacetylase 8 translates to MEDSGGKKTVTYVFSSNFIHTCDTLSKVPNRASMVHSLIEAYGLLEHMRVVKPRVATIEEMARFHTDSYLEHLHKISEDGDNDDPQSVDYGLGYDCPVTEGIYDYAASVGGATLTAAQCLVDQKCDVAINWAGGWHHAKKDQASGFCYVNDAVLGILKLREKYERVLYVDVDLHHGDGVEDAFSFTSKVMTVSLHKFSPGFFPGTGDLCDTGLGKGRGYAVNVPLEDGIKDDGYYQIFTSVMQEVRAQFNPEAVVMQLGADTMAGDPMCSFNMTPVGVAKCLQYVLQWTLPTLLLGGGGYNLANTARCWTYLTASVLGKTLSSEIPDHEFFTEYGPDYSLEISPSCRPDRNHSKHLDQVISTIRGNLKNVV